One part of the Papaver somniferum cultivar HN1 unplaced genomic scaffold, ASM357369v1 unplaced-scaffold_43, whole genome shotgun sequence genome encodes these proteins:
- the LOC113342528 gene encoding major latex protein 146-like, with protein MAHHGVSGLVGKLVTELEVNCEADKYYKIWKHHEEVPQAVSHLFTGVKVIEGDGLLSGCIKEWDYIFEGKAMSAKEETTHDDEARTLHHRLFDGELMKDYKKFDSIIEVNPKPNAHGCIVTWSIEYEKMKEDSPVPFGYLAFFHQNIVDINSHLCVSE; from the exons ATGGCTCATCACGGTGTTTCAGGCCTAGTTGGGAAACTTGTAACTGAATTGGAGGTCAATTGCGAGGCTGACAAATATTATAAAATTTGGAAGCACCATGAAGAAGTTCCACAGGCAGTTTCCCATCTATTCACCGGCGTCAAGGTTATCGAAGGAGATGGACTTCTTTCCGGTTGTATTAAGGAATGGGACTATATTTTTG AGGGTAAGGCGATGAGCGCTAAGGAGGAAACTACACATGACGATGAAGCAAGGACTTTACATCACCGTCTTTTTGATGGAGAGTTGATGAAGGATTACAAGAAGTTTGATTCCATAATTGAAGTTAATCCAAAGCCTAATGCACATGGATGCATTGTGACTTGGTCTATTGAGTATGAGAAAATGAAGGAGGATTCTCCGGTTCCCTTTGGTTATCTAGCTTTCTTCCATCAGAACATCGTAGACATTAATTCTCACCTCTGCGTTTCTGAATAA